In one Takifugu flavidus isolate HTHZ2018 chromosome 9, ASM371156v2, whole genome shotgun sequence genomic region, the following are encoded:
- the snx25 gene encoding sorting nexin-25 isoform X1 — protein MHTPIITPRAGGSSTPGEEHPSFPARRSSSSAGCYFRVVPAFCLGVVAALAFQLAWGGVSLTSFFLKLFIYASFALLCFLAGSFVLLIRKSPLKVSRFEGDRRLSAEKLHFINKLMGHYVVPGQEGGQSKRVVVSHNVDRALKEVFDHTYRDYILSWYMLLSHDEGQLYSLLSVDWWQMIGQLRSRLASIDLVNVVCYDTVQILHTHFNDLKAASLRPEECARPFPLHPCLVSCESEVAFLRCVARILLLCLLPQKDAKSHTLRCCLTEVITTKVLKPLVEVLSDPDSINRMLLSQLEKREQQLEQQKKAYTYAASYEDFIKLISTSVDVNFLKQLRYQIVVEIIHATTISNLPQLKKQKERKAKESAAMKADLLRARDMKRYINQLTVAKKQCEKRIRLLGGPNYENVEDGGTDDGDDPHSQKILQFDDILCNPGYREHFRVYMERVDKRALIGFWELVESLKTANKNEVPQIVGELYQKFFVESREIPVERFLLREIQQSLVGNTGTQVFIKLQEQVSETMRERYYPSFLVSDLYDKLIRRDEQNSQSPCRTEEKEGCQDVDTGEEEEVCDECSKGINEQASYAATKLKQLHDKLEYKRHALESIQNAPKPDKKIVSKLREEIGTMEREHSELQQHISRTDWWCENLGHWRASITAAEATEEGGEMVAAYSVCVTLAEEEESANSRWNVSRKLTEFQTLHRKLTECFPSLKKLQLPSLSKLPFKSIDQKFLDKSKLQLNAFLQRLLTDERLCQSEALYAFLSPSPEHLKVMSIQKKSSFSLASFLEKLPGDFFSHTEEDDDDDSDLSDYGDETDGKKDALAEPCFMLIGEIFELRGMFKWVRKTLIALVQVTFGRTINKQIRDTVNMIICEQMLVNYISLFKDAYWPGGKLAPHVKVRTDSERFETKEQAQQKLLDNIPDALINLVGQQNARNGIIKIFNALQEASANKHLLYVLMETFLKEICPELNTALDAV, from the exons ATGCACACGCCCATCATCACCCCGAGGGCCGGAGGGAGTAGCACTCCTGGTGAAGAGCACCCCAGTTTCCCGGCTcgcaggtcctcctcctccgctggaTGTTATTTCCGGGTGGTCCCAGCCTTCTGCCTGGGCGTGGTGGCAGCCTTGGCCTTTCAGCTGGCCTGGGGAGGTGTGAGCCTCACCTCCTTTTTCCTGAAGCTCTTCATCTACGCGTCCTTTGCGCTATTGTGTTTCCTGGCAGGAAGCTTTGTCCTGCTGATCCGCAAGAGTCCTCTCAAGGTTAGCCGCTTTGAAGGGGACAGGAGGCTGTCGGCTGAGAAGTTGCACTTCATCAACAAGCTTATG GGCCATTATGTGGTGCCAGgccaggagggggggcagagtaAGAGAGTGGTGGTGTCACACAATGTGGACCGAGCTCTGAAAGAAG tGTTTGACCACACCTACAGAGACTACATCCTGTCCTGGTACATGCTTTTAAGCCACGATGAAGGTCAGCTCTACTCCCTGCTGTCAGTTGACTGGTGGCAGATGATTGGCCAGCTTAGATCCAGACTTGCTAGCATTGACCTTGTGAATGTGGTGTGTTATGATACCGTCCaaatcctgcacacacacttcaaTGACCTCAAGGCTGCATCTCtgag ACCGGAAGAGTGTGCTCGTCcgtttcctcttcatccttgCTTGGTCAGTTGTGAATCAGAAGTGGCTTTCTTGCGCTGTGTGGCCAGAATCCTGCTGCTATGTTTGCTGCCACAGAAAGATGCCAAGTCCCACACGCTGCGCTGCTGCCTCACTGAGGTCATCACCACCAAAG TGTTGAAGCCTTTGGTGGAAGTATTGAGTGATCCAGACTCCATCAACCGGATGCTCTTGTCTCAGCTGGAGAAGAGGGAGCAGCAACTGGAACAGCAGAAAAAAGCCTACACCTATGCTGCCTCCTACGAAGACTTCATCAAGCTCATATCAACTTCTGTTGATGTAAATTTCCTCAAACAACTCAG GTATCAAATAGTGGTGGAAATTATTCATGCAACCACCATCAGCAACCTGCCTCAACTCAAGAAGCAGAAAG AGCGCAAAGCTAAAGAGTCAGCAGCCATGAAGGCAGATTTACTCAGGGCCAGAGACATGAAACGATACATCAATCAGCTCACAGTGGCAAAGAAACAGTGTGAGAAACGCATCCGTCTGCTTGGGGGGCCAAACTATGAAAACGTTGAGGACGGTGGGACCGATGATGGCGATGACCCTCACTCTCAGAAG ATTTTGCAGTTCGATGATATCCTCTGCAATCCAGGTTACAGGGAGCATTTCAGAGTTTACATGGAGAGAGTGGATAAGAGAGCTCTGATCGGCTTCTGGGAGCTGGTGGAATCACTAAAAACTGCCAACAAG AATGAGGTGCCACAGATTGTAGGAGAGCTCTACCAGAAATTCTTTGTGGAGAGCAGAGAGATTCCAGTGGAAAGGTTTCTTCTGCGAGAGATCCAACAGAGTCTGGTGGGCaacacaggaacacaagtcTTCATTAAGCTACAGGAACAG GTGTCTGAAACCATGAGGGAACGGTATTACCCTTCCTTCCTGGTTTCTGATCTCTACGACAAACTGATCAGACGGGATGAGCAGAACAGTCAGTCGCCTTGTAGGACggaagaaaaagagggg TGTCAAGATGTggacacaggagaggaggaggaggtgtgtgatgAATGCAGCAAGGGGATCAATGAGCAAGCTAGTTATGCTGCTACCAAACTGAAGCAGCTCCACGATAAGCTGGAATACAAGCGACATGCCCTGGAATCCATCCAGAACGCCCCCAAGCCAGACAAAAAG ATAGTGAGCAAACTTAGAGAAGAGATTGGAACCATGGAGCGAGAGCACAGTGAGCTTCAGCAACACATCAGCAGGACTGACTGGTGGTGTGAAAACCTGGGCCACTGGAGGGCCTCCATTACTGCTGCTGAG GCTACAGAAGAGGGAGGTGAGATGGTAGCTgcttacagtgtgtgtgttactctagcagaagaggaagaatcAGCCAACAGTCGCTGGAACGTCAGCAGAAAACTCACAGAATTCCAGACGCTGCACCGGAAGCTTACTGAG TGCTTCCCATCATTAAAAAAGCTGCAGCTACCTTCACTCAGCAAGCTGCCTTTCAAATCCATTGACCAGAAGTTCCTGGATAAGAGCAAACTGCAGCTCAATGCCTTTCTCCAG CGCCTGTTGACAGACGAGCGGCTGTGCCAGTCGGAGGCGCTTTATGCTTTTCTCAGCCCGTCTCCTGAACACCTAAAG GTGATGTCGATCCAGAAGAAGTCGTCCTTTTCTCTAGCATCATTCCTGGAGAAGCTGCCTGGGGACTTTTTCTCTCATACAGAG GAAGACGACGATGATGACAGCGACTTGTCCGACTATGGAGATGAGACTGATGGGAAGAAGGATGCTCTGGCTGAACCCTGCTTCATGCTAATTGGAGAGATCTTTGAGCTCAGAGGAA TGTTTAAGTGGGTGAGGAAGACTCTGATTGCACTGGTCCAGGTGACATTTGGACGAACTATTAACAA ACAAATCCGGGACACCGTTAACATGATCATCTGTGAACAGATGCTAGTCAACTATATCAGCCTATTTAAAGATGCCTACTGGCCTGGTGGGAAGCTAGCTCCACACGTGAAGGTCCGAACTGACAGTGAGCGATTTGAAACAAAGGAACAGGCTCAACAGAAGCTCCTGGACAACATCCCAG atGCACTCATAAATCTTGTTGGTCAGCAGAATGCCCGCAATGGAATTATAAAGATTTTTAATGCCCTGCAGGAGGCCAGTGCCAACAAACACCTCCTCTAT GTACTGATGGAAACTTTTCTGAAGGAAATTTGCCCTGAACTCAACACGGCACTGGATGCTGTCTGA
- the snx25 gene encoding sorting nexin-25 isoform X3, which translates to MHTPIITPRAGGSSTPGEEHPSFPARRSSSSAGCYFRVVPAFCLGVVAALAFQLAWGGVSLTSFFLKLFIYASFALLCFLAGSFVLLIRKSPLKVSRFEGDRRLSAEKLHFINKLMGHYVVPGQEGGQSKRVVVSHNVDRALKEVLKPLVEVLSDPDSINRMLLSQLEKREQQLEQQKKAYTYAASYEDFIKLISTSVDVNFLKQLRYQIVVEIIHATTISNLPQLKKQKERKAKESAAMKADLLRARDMKRYINQLTVAKKQCEKRIRLLGGPNYENVEDGGTDDGDDPHSQKILQFDDILCNPGYREHFRVYMERVDKRALIGFWELVESLKTANKNEVPQIVGELYQKFFVESREIPVERFLLREIQQSLVGNTGTQVFIKLQEQVSETMRERYYPSFLVSDLYDKLIRRDEQNSQSPCRTEEKEGCQDVDTGEEEEVCDECSKGINEQASYAATKLKQLHDKLEYKRHALESIQNAPKPDKKIVSKLREEIGTMEREHSELQQHISRTDWWCENLGHWRASITAAEATEEGGEMVAAYSVCVTLAEEEESANSRWNVSRKLTEFQTLHRKLTECFPSLKKLQLPSLSKLPFKSIDQKFLDKSKLQLNAFLQRLLTDERLCQSEALYAFLSPSPEHLKVMSIQKKSSFSLASFLEKLPGDFFSHTEEDDDDDSDLSDYGDETDGKKDALAEPCFMLIGEIFELRGMFKWVRKTLIALVQVTFGRTINKQIRDTVNMIICEQMLVNYISLFKDAYWPGGKLAPHVKVRTDSERFETKEQAQQKLLDNIPDALINLVGQQNARNGIIKIFNALQEASANKHLLYVLMETFLKEICPELNTALDAV; encoded by the exons ATGCACACGCCCATCATCACCCCGAGGGCCGGAGGGAGTAGCACTCCTGGTGAAGAGCACCCCAGTTTCCCGGCTcgcaggtcctcctcctccgctggaTGTTATTTCCGGGTGGTCCCAGCCTTCTGCCTGGGCGTGGTGGCAGCCTTGGCCTTTCAGCTGGCCTGGGGAGGTGTGAGCCTCACCTCCTTTTTCCTGAAGCTCTTCATCTACGCGTCCTTTGCGCTATTGTGTTTCCTGGCAGGAAGCTTTGTCCTGCTGATCCGCAAGAGTCCTCTCAAGGTTAGCCGCTTTGAAGGGGACAGGAGGCTGTCGGCTGAGAAGTTGCACTTCATCAACAAGCTTATG GGCCATTATGTGGTGCCAGgccaggagggggggcagagtaAGAGAGTGGTGGTGTCACACAATGTGGACCGAGCTCTGAAAGAAG TGTTGAAGCCTTTGGTGGAAGTATTGAGTGATCCAGACTCCATCAACCGGATGCTCTTGTCTCAGCTGGAGAAGAGGGAGCAGCAACTGGAACAGCAGAAAAAAGCCTACACCTATGCTGCCTCCTACGAAGACTTCATCAAGCTCATATCAACTTCTGTTGATGTAAATTTCCTCAAACAACTCAG GTATCAAATAGTGGTGGAAATTATTCATGCAACCACCATCAGCAACCTGCCTCAACTCAAGAAGCAGAAAG AGCGCAAAGCTAAAGAGTCAGCAGCCATGAAGGCAGATTTACTCAGGGCCAGAGACATGAAACGATACATCAATCAGCTCACAGTGGCAAAGAAACAGTGTGAGAAACGCATCCGTCTGCTTGGGGGGCCAAACTATGAAAACGTTGAGGACGGTGGGACCGATGATGGCGATGACCCTCACTCTCAGAAG ATTTTGCAGTTCGATGATATCCTCTGCAATCCAGGTTACAGGGAGCATTTCAGAGTTTACATGGAGAGAGTGGATAAGAGAGCTCTGATCGGCTTCTGGGAGCTGGTGGAATCACTAAAAACTGCCAACAAG AATGAGGTGCCACAGATTGTAGGAGAGCTCTACCAGAAATTCTTTGTGGAGAGCAGAGAGATTCCAGTGGAAAGGTTTCTTCTGCGAGAGATCCAACAGAGTCTGGTGGGCaacacaggaacacaagtcTTCATTAAGCTACAGGAACAG GTGTCTGAAACCATGAGGGAACGGTATTACCCTTCCTTCCTGGTTTCTGATCTCTACGACAAACTGATCAGACGGGATGAGCAGAACAGTCAGTCGCCTTGTAGGACggaagaaaaagagggg TGTCAAGATGTggacacaggagaggaggaggaggtgtgtgatgAATGCAGCAAGGGGATCAATGAGCAAGCTAGTTATGCTGCTACCAAACTGAAGCAGCTCCACGATAAGCTGGAATACAAGCGACATGCCCTGGAATCCATCCAGAACGCCCCCAAGCCAGACAAAAAG ATAGTGAGCAAACTTAGAGAAGAGATTGGAACCATGGAGCGAGAGCACAGTGAGCTTCAGCAACACATCAGCAGGACTGACTGGTGGTGTGAAAACCTGGGCCACTGGAGGGCCTCCATTACTGCTGCTGAG GCTACAGAAGAGGGAGGTGAGATGGTAGCTgcttacagtgtgtgtgttactctagcagaagaggaagaatcAGCCAACAGTCGCTGGAACGTCAGCAGAAAACTCACAGAATTCCAGACGCTGCACCGGAAGCTTACTGAG TGCTTCCCATCATTAAAAAAGCTGCAGCTACCTTCACTCAGCAAGCTGCCTTTCAAATCCATTGACCAGAAGTTCCTGGATAAGAGCAAACTGCAGCTCAATGCCTTTCTCCAG CGCCTGTTGACAGACGAGCGGCTGTGCCAGTCGGAGGCGCTTTATGCTTTTCTCAGCCCGTCTCCTGAACACCTAAAG GTGATGTCGATCCAGAAGAAGTCGTCCTTTTCTCTAGCATCATTCCTGGAGAAGCTGCCTGGGGACTTTTTCTCTCATACAGAG GAAGACGACGATGATGACAGCGACTTGTCCGACTATGGAGATGAGACTGATGGGAAGAAGGATGCTCTGGCTGAACCCTGCTTCATGCTAATTGGAGAGATCTTTGAGCTCAGAGGAA TGTTTAAGTGGGTGAGGAAGACTCTGATTGCACTGGTCCAGGTGACATTTGGACGAACTATTAACAA ACAAATCCGGGACACCGTTAACATGATCATCTGTGAACAGATGCTAGTCAACTATATCAGCCTATTTAAAGATGCCTACTGGCCTGGTGGGAAGCTAGCTCCACACGTGAAGGTCCGAACTGACAGTGAGCGATTTGAAACAAAGGAACAGGCTCAACAGAAGCTCCTGGACAACATCCCAG atGCACTCATAAATCTTGTTGGTCAGCAGAATGCCCGCAATGGAATTATAAAGATTTTTAATGCCCTGCAGGAGGCCAGTGCCAACAAACACCTCCTCTAT GTACTGATGGAAACTTTTCTGAAGGAAATTTGCCCTGAACTCAACACGGCACTGGATGCTGTCTGA
- the snx25 gene encoding sorting nexin-25 isoform X2, whose protein sequence is MHTPIITPRAGGSSTPGEEHPSFPARRSSSSAGCYFRVVPAFCLGVVAALAFQLAWGGVSLTSFFLKLFIYASFALLCFLAGSFVLLIRKSPLKVSRFEGDRRLSAEKLHFINKLMGHYVVPGQEGGQSKRVVVSHNVDRALKEVFDHTYRDYILSWYMLLSHDEGQLYSLLSVDWWQMIGQLRSRLASIDLVNVVCYDTVQILHTHFNDLKAASLRPEECARPFPLHPCLVSCESEVAFLRCVARILLLCLLPQKDAKSHTLRCCLTEVITTKVLKPLVEVLSDPDSINRMLLSQLEKREQQLEQQKKAYTYAASYEDFIKLISTSVDVNFLKQLRYQIVVEIIHATTISNLPQLKKQKERKAKESAAMKADLLRARDMKRYINQLTVAKKQCEKRIRLLGGPNYENVEDGGTDDGDDPHSQKILQFDDILCNPGYREHFRVYMERVDKRALIGFWELVESLKTANKNEVPQIVGELYQKFFVESREIPVERFLLREIQQSLVGNTGTQVFIKLQEQVSETMRERYYPSFLVSDLYDKLIRRDEQNSQSPCRTEEKEGCQDVDTGEEEEVCDECSKGINEQASYAATKLKQLHDKLEYKRHALESIQNAPKPDKKIVSKLREEIGTMEREHSELQQHISRTDWWCENLGHWRASITAAEATEEGGEMVAAYSVCVTLAEEEESANSRWNVSRKLTEFQTLHRKLTECFPSLKKLQLPSLSKLPFKSIDQKFLDKSKLQLNAFLQRLLTDERLCQSEALYAFLSPSPEHLKVMSIQKKSSFSLASFLEKLPGDFFSHTEEDDDDDSDLSDYGDETDGKKDALAEPCFMLIGEIFELRGMFKWVRKTLIALVQVTFGRTINNDAPL, encoded by the exons ATGCACACGCCCATCATCACCCCGAGGGCCGGAGGGAGTAGCACTCCTGGTGAAGAGCACCCCAGTTTCCCGGCTcgcaggtcctcctcctccgctggaTGTTATTTCCGGGTGGTCCCAGCCTTCTGCCTGGGCGTGGTGGCAGCCTTGGCCTTTCAGCTGGCCTGGGGAGGTGTGAGCCTCACCTCCTTTTTCCTGAAGCTCTTCATCTACGCGTCCTTTGCGCTATTGTGTTTCCTGGCAGGAAGCTTTGTCCTGCTGATCCGCAAGAGTCCTCTCAAGGTTAGCCGCTTTGAAGGGGACAGGAGGCTGTCGGCTGAGAAGTTGCACTTCATCAACAAGCTTATG GGCCATTATGTGGTGCCAGgccaggagggggggcagagtaAGAGAGTGGTGGTGTCACACAATGTGGACCGAGCTCTGAAAGAAG tGTTTGACCACACCTACAGAGACTACATCCTGTCCTGGTACATGCTTTTAAGCCACGATGAAGGTCAGCTCTACTCCCTGCTGTCAGTTGACTGGTGGCAGATGATTGGCCAGCTTAGATCCAGACTTGCTAGCATTGACCTTGTGAATGTGGTGTGTTATGATACCGTCCaaatcctgcacacacacttcaaTGACCTCAAGGCTGCATCTCtgag ACCGGAAGAGTGTGCTCGTCcgtttcctcttcatccttgCTTGGTCAGTTGTGAATCAGAAGTGGCTTTCTTGCGCTGTGTGGCCAGAATCCTGCTGCTATGTTTGCTGCCACAGAAAGATGCCAAGTCCCACACGCTGCGCTGCTGCCTCACTGAGGTCATCACCACCAAAG TGTTGAAGCCTTTGGTGGAAGTATTGAGTGATCCAGACTCCATCAACCGGATGCTCTTGTCTCAGCTGGAGAAGAGGGAGCAGCAACTGGAACAGCAGAAAAAAGCCTACACCTATGCTGCCTCCTACGAAGACTTCATCAAGCTCATATCAACTTCTGTTGATGTAAATTTCCTCAAACAACTCAG GTATCAAATAGTGGTGGAAATTATTCATGCAACCACCATCAGCAACCTGCCTCAACTCAAGAAGCAGAAAG AGCGCAAAGCTAAAGAGTCAGCAGCCATGAAGGCAGATTTACTCAGGGCCAGAGACATGAAACGATACATCAATCAGCTCACAGTGGCAAAGAAACAGTGTGAGAAACGCATCCGTCTGCTTGGGGGGCCAAACTATGAAAACGTTGAGGACGGTGGGACCGATGATGGCGATGACCCTCACTCTCAGAAG ATTTTGCAGTTCGATGATATCCTCTGCAATCCAGGTTACAGGGAGCATTTCAGAGTTTACATGGAGAGAGTGGATAAGAGAGCTCTGATCGGCTTCTGGGAGCTGGTGGAATCACTAAAAACTGCCAACAAG AATGAGGTGCCACAGATTGTAGGAGAGCTCTACCAGAAATTCTTTGTGGAGAGCAGAGAGATTCCAGTGGAAAGGTTTCTTCTGCGAGAGATCCAACAGAGTCTGGTGGGCaacacaggaacacaagtcTTCATTAAGCTACAGGAACAG GTGTCTGAAACCATGAGGGAACGGTATTACCCTTCCTTCCTGGTTTCTGATCTCTACGACAAACTGATCAGACGGGATGAGCAGAACAGTCAGTCGCCTTGTAGGACggaagaaaaagagggg TGTCAAGATGTggacacaggagaggaggaggaggtgtgtgatgAATGCAGCAAGGGGATCAATGAGCAAGCTAGTTATGCTGCTACCAAACTGAAGCAGCTCCACGATAAGCTGGAATACAAGCGACATGCCCTGGAATCCATCCAGAACGCCCCCAAGCCAGACAAAAAG ATAGTGAGCAAACTTAGAGAAGAGATTGGAACCATGGAGCGAGAGCACAGTGAGCTTCAGCAACACATCAGCAGGACTGACTGGTGGTGTGAAAACCTGGGCCACTGGAGGGCCTCCATTACTGCTGCTGAG GCTACAGAAGAGGGAGGTGAGATGGTAGCTgcttacagtgtgtgtgttactctagcagaagaggaagaatcAGCCAACAGTCGCTGGAACGTCAGCAGAAAACTCACAGAATTCCAGACGCTGCACCGGAAGCTTACTGAG TGCTTCCCATCATTAAAAAAGCTGCAGCTACCTTCACTCAGCAAGCTGCCTTTCAAATCCATTGACCAGAAGTTCCTGGATAAGAGCAAACTGCAGCTCAATGCCTTTCTCCAG CGCCTGTTGACAGACGAGCGGCTGTGCCAGTCGGAGGCGCTTTATGCTTTTCTCAGCCCGTCTCCTGAACACCTAAAG GTGATGTCGATCCAGAAGAAGTCGTCCTTTTCTCTAGCATCATTCCTGGAGAAGCTGCCTGGGGACTTTTTCTCTCATACAGAG GAAGACGACGATGATGACAGCGACTTGTCCGACTATGGAGATGAGACTGATGGGAAGAAGGATGCTCTGGCTGAACCCTGCTTCATGCTAATTGGAGAGATCTTTGAGCTCAGAGGAA TGTTTAAGTGGGTGAGGAAGACTCTGATTGCACTGGTCCAGGTGACATTTGGACGAACTATTAACAA TGATGCTCCTCTCTGA